One part of the Methylobacterium mesophilicum SR1.6/6 genome encodes these proteins:
- a CDS encoding adenylate/guanylate cyclase domain-containing protein — protein sequence MASGSAGNPTLAALQSARSPAEGRAEPGSDDAAVLRAMQAGGGLRLLGLRVVIVLVLLMAAQAYDGSLHALSHWFILGLYGLGTVWFGLRERGGGPAANAYSWAGTGLNAGLAVYVIIEHMMAGGGAGLGADAVSRLPAFLLLLQTGLSMRVAQTLVFCGLVTVCWSAAFLVGLVHPDLFPNADTFPTAQITGLATFMAAGLLVIDGMIRLRAAVARALRMEHERTQLARFVPDTVALDLAAEDGDSGLGIHRRHACLMILDIRGFSRLSREHPPEAMVKALLAVRAAAQAAVAEQGGLVDKYIGDAVLVQFVLDRPDAQARAALACALSIRDRIAALNAERAREGLFTVRVVVALHAGDLLVGVFDDGVRAEYTVLGPAMNALARIETQAKAAEIALAASGDFMDLLEGTLPVGIRAVPVPQAVLPGPLTLFAIAE from the coding sequence ATGGCCTCGGGCAGCGCCGGCAACCCGACGCTCGCCGCGCTGCAGTCCGCGCGGTCTCCGGCCGAGGGCCGCGCGGAACCGGGATCCGACGACGCGGCGGTGCTGCGGGCGATGCAGGCCGGCGGCGGCCTGCGCCTGCTCGGCCTCCGGGTGGTGATCGTGCTGGTGCTGCTGATGGCGGCGCAGGCCTATGACGGCTCGCTCCACGCCCTGAGCCACTGGTTCATCCTCGGCCTCTACGGCCTCGGCACGGTCTGGTTCGGGCTCCGGGAGCGGGGCGGCGGCCCCGCGGCCAACGCCTACAGCTGGGCCGGCACCGGGCTCAACGCCGGGCTCGCCGTCTACGTGATCATCGAGCACATGATGGCCGGGGGCGGGGCGGGCCTCGGCGCCGACGCGGTGAGCCGCCTGCCCGCCTTCCTGCTCCTGCTCCAGACCGGCCTGAGCATGCGGGTGGCCCAGACCCTGGTGTTCTGCGGGCTGGTCACGGTCTGCTGGAGCGCGGCCTTCCTGGTCGGGCTGGTGCATCCGGACCTGTTCCCCAACGCCGACACCTTCCCGACCGCGCAGATCACCGGGCTCGCCACCTTCATGGCGGCGGGCCTCCTGGTGATCGACGGCATGATCCGCCTGCGCGCCGCGGTGGCCCGGGCTCTGCGCATGGAGCACGAGCGGACCCAGCTCGCCCGGTTCGTGCCCGACACGGTCGCCCTCGACCTCGCCGCCGAGGACGGCGATTCCGGCCTCGGGATCCACCGGCGCCACGCCTGCCTGATGATCCTCGACATCCGCGGCTTCTCCCGGCTCTCCCGCGAGCACCCGCCCGAGGCCATGGTGAAGGCCCTGCTGGCGGTCCGGGCGGCCGCGCAGGCGGCGGTGGCGGAGCAGGGCGGCCTGGTCGACAAGTATATCGGCGACGCCGTGCTGGTGCAGTTCGTGCTCGACCGGCCCGACGCCCAGGCGCGCGCGGCTCTGGCCTGCGCCCTGTCGATCCGGGACCGGATCGCCGCCCTCAACGCCGAGCGGGCGCGGGAGGGGCTGTTCACCGTGCGGGTCGTGGTCGCCCTGCACGCGGGCGACCTCCTGGTCGGCGTCTTCGACGACGGGGTGCGGGCCGAGTACACGGTGCTGGGTCCGGCGATGAACGCCCTGGCGCGGATCGAGACGCAGGCCAAGGCGGCCGAGATCGCGCTCGCCGCCTCGGGGGATTTCATGGATCTGCTCGAGGGAACGCTGCCGGTGGGGATCCGGGCCGTCCCGGTGCCGCAGGCGGTGCTGCCCGGACCGCTGACCCTGTTCGCCATCGCGGAGTGA
- the hflX gene encoding GTPase HflX: MTETLTSGEARLQAQAAPEGEIAAATHTLVIGPYLARGAAGAGHGPVTPTRSVEARLDEATGLAAAIELDVVESLAVSLPRIRPSTYLGKGRVEEIAGLIRAREIGLVVMDCALSPVQQRNLEKAWGAKVIDRTGLILEIFGRRASTREGTLQVEHAHLAYQKSRLVRSWTHLERQRGGFGFLGGPGETQIEADRRMIQERMTRIERDLDAVVRTRGLHRQSRARVPYPIVALVGYTNAGKSSLFNALTRAEVTAKDMLFATLDPTARATKLPHGETVILSDTVGFISDLPTPLIAAFRATLEDAIEADVLLHVRDVAHVDSEAQAEDVGEVLRELGIETTADRIIEVWNKADLLDDDERTRLLNLSGQAKARNDRDSAAPVLVSALTGEGLAALASRIEARIGRNRASFAVSLPPEDGAALNWLYENAEILDRRSEADGTLHLAVRIAPEKEPRFLNRFAAARRLGRGG; the protein is encoded by the coding sequence ATGACCGAAACGCTGACGTCCGGCGAAGCCCGCCTCCAGGCGCAGGCCGCCCCCGAGGGCGAGATCGCCGCGGCGACCCACACCCTGGTGATCGGCCCCTACCTCGCGCGGGGCGCCGCGGGAGCCGGGCACGGACCGGTGACGCCCACGCGCTCCGTGGAGGCCCGCCTCGACGAGGCGACCGGGCTCGCCGCCGCGATCGAGCTCGACGTGGTCGAGAGCCTCGCCGTCAGCCTGCCGCGGATCCGCCCCTCCACCTATCTCGGCAAGGGCCGGGTCGAGGAGATCGCCGGCCTGATCCGCGCCCGCGAGATCGGCCTCGTCGTGATGGACTGCGCCCTCTCGCCCGTGCAGCAGCGCAACCTCGAGAAGGCCTGGGGCGCCAAGGTCATCGACCGCACCGGCCTGATCCTGGAGATCTTCGGCCGGCGCGCCTCCACGCGCGAGGGCACGCTCCAGGTGGAGCACGCGCACCTCGCCTACCAGAAGTCCCGGCTCGTCCGATCCTGGACCCATCTGGAGCGTCAGCGCGGCGGCTTCGGCTTCCTGGGCGGCCCCGGCGAGACCCAGATCGAGGCCGACCGGCGCATGATCCAGGAGCGCATGACCCGGATCGAGCGCGATCTCGACGCGGTGGTGCGCACCCGCGGCCTGCACCGGCAGAGCCGCGCACGGGTGCCGTACCCGATCGTCGCGCTGGTGGGCTACACGAACGCCGGCAAGTCGAGCCTGTTCAACGCCCTGACCCGCGCCGAGGTCACCGCCAAGGACATGCTGTTCGCCACCCTCGACCCCACCGCCCGGGCGACCAAGCTGCCCCACGGCGAGACCGTGATCCTGTCCGACACGGTGGGCTTCATCTCCGACCTGCCGACGCCGCTGATCGCGGCCTTCCGGGCGACGCTGGAGGATGCCATCGAGGCCGACGTGCTGCTCCACGTGCGCGACGTCGCCCACGTCGATTCCGAGGCGCAGGCCGAGGATGTCGGCGAGGTCCTGCGGGAGCTCGGCATCGAGACCACGGCGGACCGGATCATCGAGGTCTGGAACAAGGCCGACCTCCTCGACGACGACGAGCGCACCCGGCTCCTGAACCTCAGCGGCCAGGCCAAGGCCCGCAACGACCGCGACAGCGCCGCGCCGGTCCTGGTCTCGGCCCTGACCGGGGAGGGGCTCGCCGCCCTCGCCAGCCGGATCGAGGCGCGGATCGGGCGCAACCGCGCGAGCTTCGCGGTGTCGCTGCCCCCGGAGGACGGGGCGGCGCTGAACTGGCTCTACGAGAACGCCGAGATCCTCGACCGCCGGTCGGAGGCCGACGGCACCCTGCACCTCGCGGTCCGGATCGCCCCCGAGAAGGAGCCGCGCTTCCTCAACCGCTTCGCGGCGGCCCGGCGCCTCGGCCGGGGCGGTTGA
- the hfq gene encoding RNA chaperone Hfq, giving the protein MAGERAQNLQDTFLNHVRKNKIPLTIFLVNGVKLQGVVTWFDNFCVLLRRDGHSQLVYKHAISTIMPGHPVQLFEPDETAEKA; this is encoded by the coding sequence ATGGCGGGCGAACGCGCACAGAACCTTCAGGACACCTTTCTCAATCATGTCCGCAAGAACAAGATCCCGCTGACCATCTTCCTCGTCAACGGCGTCAAGCTCCAGGGCGTGGTGACGTGGTTCGACAATTTCTGCGTGCTGCTGCGCCGGGACGGGCACTCGCAGCTGGTCTACAAGCACGCGATCTCCACGATCATGCCGGGCCACCCGGTGCAGCTGTTCGAGCCGGACGAGACCGCCGAGAAGGCGTGA
- a CDS encoding sigma-54-dependent transcriptional regulator, whose product MSADILIVDDEADIRDLVAGILDDEGHRCRTAGGSDEALAAIEARRPHLVFLDIWLQGSRLDGLQVLDLIKAANPDLPVVMISGHGNIETAVSAIKAGAYDFIEKPFKADRLILVAERALEASRLRREVRDLTARSGATNRIVGASLAINQLRQTLDRVAPTNARVMITGALGSGKELAARSLHKASARSNGPFVLLNAAAILPETMEAELFGVEGESGRRVGALEEAHGGTLYLDEVADMPRETQNRILRVLVDQNFQRVGGTTRVHVDVRIISSSSRDLQEEIAAGRFREDLFHRLSVVPIRVPALSERREDVPELIQFFMDNISSQTGLPKRRIAEDAMAVLQSHNWPGNVRQLKNNVERLMILTQADPEQEVTSEMLPSEIGALVPTTPGGAGGEKLMSLALREAREIFEREYLVAQIARFSGNISRTAEFIGMERSALHRKLKSLGIGP is encoded by the coding sequence ATGAGCGCCGATATCCTGATCGTCGACGACGAGGCCGACATCCGCGACCTCGTCGCCGGGATCCTGGACGACGAGGGCCACCGCTGCCGCACGGCCGGCGGCTCGGACGAGGCGCTCGCCGCCATCGAGGCGCGCCGGCCGCACCTCGTCTTCCTCGACATCTGGCTGCAGGGCTCCCGGCTCGACGGCCTGCAGGTGCTCGACCTGATCAAGGCGGCGAACCCCGACCTGCCGGTGGTGATGATCTCGGGCCACGGCAACATCGAGACCGCGGTCTCGGCCATCAAGGCGGGCGCCTACGACTTCATCGAGAAGCCGTTCAAGGCGGACCGGCTGATCCTGGTGGCCGAGCGGGCGCTGGAGGCCTCGCGGCTCCGGCGGGAGGTCCGCGACCTGACGGCGCGCTCCGGCGCCACCAACCGGATCGTCGGCGCGTCGCTCGCCATCAACCAGCTGCGCCAGACCCTCGACCGGGTGGCGCCGACCAACGCCCGGGTGATGATCACCGGGGCGCTGGGCTCCGGCAAGGAGCTCGCGGCGCGCAGCCTGCACAAGGCCTCGGCCCGCTCGAACGGCCCGTTCGTGCTGTTGAACGCCGCCGCGATCCTGCCCGAGACCATGGAGGCGGAGCTGTTCGGGGTCGAGGGCGAGAGCGGCCGGCGGGTCGGCGCCCTGGAGGAAGCCCATGGCGGCACCCTCTACCTCGACGAGGTCGCCGACATGCCGCGGGAGACCCAGAACCGGATCCTGCGCGTCCTCGTCGACCAGAACTTCCAGCGGGTCGGCGGCACCACCCGGGTGCATGTCGACGTGCGCATCATCTCGTCCTCATCCCGGGATCTTCAGGAGGAGATCGCCGCGGGCCGGTTCCGGGAGGACCTGTTCCACCGCCTGTCGGTGGTGCCGATCCGGGTGCCGGCCCTGTCGGAGCGCCGGGAGGACGTGCCCGAGCTGATCCAGTTCTTCATGGACAACATCTCGTCCCAGACCGGCCTGCCCAAGCGCCGGATCGCCGAGGACGCGATGGCGGTGCTGCAGTCGCACAACTGGCCCGGCAACGTCCGCCAGCTCAAGAACAACGTCGAGCGGCTGATGATCCTGACCCAGGCCGACCCGGAGCAGGAGGTCACCTCGGAGATGCTGCCCTCCGAGATCGGCGCCCTGGTGCCGACGACGCCGGGCGGCGCGGGCGGCGAGAAGCTGATGAGCCTCGCGCTCCGGGAGGCCCGCGAGATCTTCGAGCGGGAGTACCTCGTGGCGCAGATCGCGCGGTTCTCCGGCAACATCTCGCGCACCGCCGAGTTCATCGGCATGGAGCGCTCGGCCCTGCACCGTAAGTTGAAATCCCTCGGCATCGGTCCGTGA
- a CDS encoding sensor histidine kinase NtrY-like: MPFLRRSRTEEGPSTDPEGIGEGVGPDASLAESLRPGPRGPGWIGAAMVIIALVSALATFLILAGVIRVTPTPAYGVTLLAINAVLVLGLAVIIAWEARVFLHARKANAAVARLHTRIVGLFSLIAILPTILLAVVASVTIDRGLSLGFTDRVRDVVLKSVEVADAYQENQCQSLAREIRILADDLTRARPNFDVNRDWFQTFLTTRATNLGLPVAQIMRGPTEVVARAKIDVLKTNRLPSAAAFEDAANSADPICLLPTEGRVFAALLRMPAYDDAVLMVQREVSQLAIDFPGVSRAAAAEYLTYDSLRRSIQITFASVFLLIALIALLSAVWFGMNFANRFVAPIRRLINAADQVASGNFYAQVPTKKTSGDLAHLGESFNKMTQELRRQHAGLIAASDLIDTRRRFTEAVLSGVSPGVIGLDAAGFVTIANPAAERMLDLPSDALVGQPLARAVPELAPVLAESEARPRSLQQQQVQLTRSRGERTITVRVTSEQAQGASRGSVVTLDDITDLVQAQRSSAWGDVARRIAHEIKNPLTPIQLSAERIRRKYGKVITADKEVFDQCTATIVRQVDEIKRMVDEFSAFARMPKPAIAPNDLTEIAKQNLFMMRVAHPDIDFAFSAQSGAGGSEKIVAAFDIRLLSQVITNILKNAVEAVAEVPEAELGKGKISLSLAVEDGFAVIAVTDNGKGFPAEGRQRLLEPYMTTREGGTGLGLAIVSKVLEEHGGGIELNDNPAGRGGQVRMRVPREHGPEPAAAPSETLPVTTEEKGAASTAPRIAEMHA, from the coding sequence ATGCCGTTCCTGAGACGCTCACGGACAGAGGAAGGCCCGTCGACCGACCCCGAGGGGATCGGCGAGGGGGTGGGCCCCGACGCGTCGCTGGCGGAGTCCCTGCGTCCCGGACCGCGCGGTCCGGGCTGGATCGGCGCCGCCATGGTGATCATCGCCCTGGTCTCGGCGCTGGCAACCTTTCTGATCCTGGCCGGCGTGATCCGGGTGACGCCGACGCCCGCCTACGGCGTGACGCTGCTCGCCATCAACGCCGTCCTGGTGCTCGGCCTCGCCGTCATCATCGCCTGGGAGGCGCGGGTCTTCCTGCACGCCCGCAAGGCCAACGCCGCGGTGGCGCGGCTGCACACCCGCATCGTCGGCCTGTTCTCGCTGATCGCGATCCTGCCGACGATCCTGCTCGCCGTGGTGGCGTCCGTGACGATCGACCGGGGCCTGTCGCTCGGCTTCACCGACCGGGTCCGCGACGTGGTGCTGAAATCCGTGGAGGTGGCCGACGCCTACCAGGAGAACCAGTGCCAGAGCCTCGCCCGCGAGATCCGCATCCTCGCCGACGACCTCACCCGCGCGCGGCCGAACTTCGACGTCAACCGGGACTGGTTCCAGACCTTCCTGACCACCCGGGCGACCAATCTCGGTCTGCCGGTGGCGCAGATCATGCGCGGGCCCACCGAGGTGGTGGCCCGGGCCAAGATCGACGTCCTGAAGACGAACCGCCTGCCCTCGGCAGCGGCCTTCGAGGACGCGGCGAACTCCGCCGACCCGATCTGCCTGCTGCCCACGGAGGGCCGGGTCTTCGCCGCGCTGCTGCGCATGCCGGCCTACGACGACGCCGTGCTGATGGTGCAGCGGGAGGTGAGCCAGCTCGCCATCGACTTCCCCGGCGTGTCGCGGGCGGCGGCGGCCGAGTACCTCACCTACGACTCCCTGCGCCGCTCGATCCAGATCACCTTCGCGTCGGTGTTCCTGCTGATCGCGCTGATCGCGCTCCTGTCGGCGGTGTGGTTCGGCATGAACTTCGCCAACCGCTTCGTGGCGCCGATCCGGCGGCTGATCAACGCCGCCGACCAAGTGGCGTCGGGCAATTTCTACGCCCAGGTGCCGACCAAGAAGACCAGCGGCGACCTCGCCCATCTCGGCGAGAGTTTCAACAAGATGACCCAGGAGCTGCGCCGCCAGCATGCCGGCCTGATCGCCGCGAGCGACCTGATCGACACCCGCCGCCGCTTCACCGAGGCCGTGCTGTCGGGCGTCTCGCCGGGGGTGATCGGCCTCGACGCGGCGGGCTTCGTCACCATCGCCAACCCGGCCGCCGAGCGGATGCTCGACCTCCCCAGCGACGCGCTGGTCGGCCAGCCGCTGGCCCGCGCGGTGCCGGAGCTCGCCCCCGTGCTCGCCGAGAGCGAGGCGCGCCCGCGCAGCCTGCAGCAGCAGCAGGTCCAGCTCACCCGCTCGCGGGGCGAGCGCACCATCACGGTGCGGGTCACGAGCGAGCAGGCGCAGGGGGCTTCCCGCGGCTCGGTGGTGACGCTCGACGACATCACCGACCTCGTCCAGGCGCAGCGCAGCTCCGCCTGGGGCGACGTGGCGCGCCGCATCGCCCACGAGATCAAGAACCCGCTGACCCCGATCCAGCTCTCTGCCGAGCGGATCCGGCGCAAGTACGGGAAGGTCATCACCGCCGACAAGGAGGTGTTCGACCAGTGCACCGCCACGATTGTCCGGCAGGTGGACGAGATCAAGCGCATGGTCGACGAGTTCTCGGCCTTCGCGCGGATGCCCAAGCCCGCCATCGCGCCGAACGACCTCACCGAGATCGCCAAGCAGAACCTGTTCATGATGCGGGTCGCGCACCCGGACATCGACTTCGCGTTCTCGGCTCAGAGCGGGGCCGGCGGATCCGAAAAAATTGTCGCGGCTTTCGACATAAGGCTGCTCAGCCAGGTGATCACCAACATCCTCAAGAACGCCGTCGAGGCGGTGGCCGAGGTACCGGAGGCCGAGCTCGGCAAGGGCAAGATCTCGCTCAGCCTCGCCGTCGAGGACGGGTTCGCGGTGATCGCCGTCACCGACAACGGCAAGGGTTTCCCCGCCGAGGGCCGCCAGCGGCTGCTCGAGCCCTACATGACCACCCGCGAGGGTGGGACGGGGCTGGGGCTTGCCATCGTGAGCAAGGTGCTTGAGGAGCACGGCGGCGGGATCGAGCTGAACGACAATCCCGCCGGCCGCGGCGGCCAGGTGCGGATGCGGGTCCCGCGCGAGCACGGGCCCGAGCCGGCGGCGGCGCCGTCTGAAACCCTACCTGTCACGACAGAGGAGAAGGGCGCCGCGTCGACGGCCCCCCGGATCGCGGAGATGCACGCATGA